Proteins encoded within one genomic window of Candidatus Berkiella cookevillensis:
- a CDS encoding ankyrin repeat domain-containing protein: MLDSFTLTQKNDQLYEAISKGSLDDVERLLEDEMVQNSTLIRNGDALYRAVCKGHLDIFYRLLKMQSVQNSADSKNNQTLCAAARKGHTEMVNHLLEIDKVAEMFATENNQAFCMAAENDHIDIVNRFLKFKEVERDIAANKNEAFCLAVESGCLSVVIRLLEYPDVRNNITQYHNDTFLVAYYNEYYDVIAYLMQFDEVRRAILAADNTDEDLRALARGKENAIQALKQKNLQFISQTKSSNTRNPDRTSSTKKHFEIDFYTAIQNGDLFKVEDHLTNNSVVRDNITTNNERAFLDAVEYGHLNVVERLLAFKEVQDNIAVYGTAALFVAAQNGNLDIVNRLLKFKTVKDNISAENNKAFRRAAQYGRIDVVNRLLEFKAVKDNIAVKDNAALRLSARNNHLNVVDRLLEFKTIRDDIAARNNEAFRCFAHNGDLATVNRLLRFEAVKDNISAEDNKALCWSARNGHLDVVNRLLEFPAVIDKITINNNKALRSAAANGHHAVVSRLIEIDAVRAALLRTGRLVEDNLYKNLCALAQDKENSIQALKQQGLQFSTTESSNSRNPDSLTERFGDMQLGFAEPTMFQNDIDVAMHESSILQFSKRKSNNTPNPEPLAERFSDMQLESSELESSNIRLRKP, encoded by the coding sequence ATGCTGGATTCATTTACTCTCACACAAAAAAATGATCAGCTTTATGAAGCAATCAGCAAAGGATCTTTAGACGATGTTGAGCGTCTTTTAGAAGATGAGATGGTTCAAAATTCTACTTTAATCAGAAATGGTGACGCTCTTTATAGAGCCGTGTGCAAGGGGCATCTTGATATATTTTATCGCCTTTTAAAAATGCAAAGCGTTCAAAATAGCGCTGATTCAAAAAATAATCAAACGCTTTGTGCAGCTGCTAGGAAAGGCCATACTGAAATGGTTAATCATCTTTTAGAGATCGATAAAGTTGCAGAGATGTTTGCTACCGAAAATAATCAAGCGTTCTGTATGGCAGCTGAAAATGATCATATTGATATTGTAAATCGTTTTTTGAAATTCAAGGAGGTAGAGCGCGATATTGCAGCAAATAAGAATGAAGCATTTTGCCTTGCTGTTGAAAGCGGATGCCTGTCTGTAGTGATTCGTCTTTTAGAGTATCCAGATGTTAGAAATAATATTACACAATACCATAATGACACTTTTTTAGTAGCATACTATAACGAATATTATGATGTCATCGCATATCTGATGCAGTTTGATGAAGTCCGTAGAGCCATATTAGCAGCAGACAATACAGATGAAGATCTTCGTGCTTTAGCGCGAGGTAAAGAAAACGCAATACAAGCACTGAAACAGAAAAATTTGCAATTTATTAGCCAAACCAAATCAAGCAATACGCGTAATCCTGATAGAACATCTAGCACAAAAAAGCATTTTGAAATAGATTTTTATACAGCAATTCAAAATGGCGATCTGTTTAAGGTTGAGGATCATTTAACCAACAATAGCGTCGTCCGTGATAACATCACTACAAACAATGAAAGAGCATTTCTCGATGCGGTTGAATATGGGCATCTTAATGTAGTCGAGCGTCTTTTAGCGTTTAAGGAAGTACAAGATAACATTGCCGTTTATGGTACCGCAGCACTTTTTGTTGCAGCTCAAAATGGCAATCTTGATATCGTTAATCGTCTTTTAAAATTTAAGACAGTAAAAGATAACATTTCTGCCGAGAATAACAAAGCATTTCGCCGGGCAGCTCAATATGGTCGTATTGATGTTGTTAATCGCCTTTTAGAATTTAAGGCAGTAAAAGATAACATTGCTGTCAAAGATAACGCAGCACTTCGTTTGTCTGCTCGCAATAACCATCTTAATGTAGTCGATCGCCTTTTAGAGTTTAAGACAATAAGAGATGACATTGCTGCCAGGAACAATGAAGCATTTCGCTGTTTTGCTCACAATGGCGATCTTGCTACAGTCAATCGTCTTTTAAGATTTGAGGCAGTAAAAGATAATATTTCTGCAGAGGATAACAAAGCACTTTGCTGGTCTGCTCGCAATGGTCATCTTGATGTCGTAAACCGTCTTTTAGAGTTCCCAGCAGTGATAGACAAGATCACCATCAATAATAATAAGGCACTTCGTTCAGCAGCTGCAAATGGTCATCATGCTGTAGTCTCTCGTCTGATAGAGATTGATGCGGTGCGTGCCGCATTGTTGCGTACCGGAAGATTGGTAGAAGACAATCTATATAAAAATCTTTGTGCTTTAGCGCAAGATAAAGAAAACTCAATACAAGCACTGAAACAGCAAGGTTTGCAATTTAGTACGACAGAATCAAGCAATTCGCGTAACCCTGATTCTTTGACAGAGCGTTTTGGTGATATGCAGTTAGGCTTTGCTGAG
- a CDS encoding ankyrin repeat domain-containing protein: protein MEIMNRLLEFPAVAREVANNKNSALLWAAHSGHFDIVKRFLEFPEVADEITSWYNDALRLADNNRHLDIVELLQKFNIERAAVSEESLKNY, encoded by the coding sequence ATTGAGATAATGAACCGTCTTTTAGAATTTCCGGCAGTGGCAAGGGAGGTTGCGAACAATAAAAATAGCGCTTTACTTTGGGCGGCTCATAGTGGCCACTTTGATATAGTGAAGCGCTTTCTAGAATTTCCTGAAGTAGCAGATGAGATTACATCCTGGTACAACGACGCTTTACGCTTGGCTGATAATAATCGCCACCTTGATATAGTAGAGCTTCTTCAAAAATTTAATATTGAACGAGCGGCTGTATCAGAAGAAAGCCTTAAAAATTACTGA
- a CDS encoding ankyrin repeat domain-containing protein, with protein sequence MLGKITSIEFKEFLSAIKKGNLYKVKQQLENNALKNKIASKNNKALCTAIQNEHIHIIEYLLTFGGVKNAVGGSGNYALCLAIEKGNLGIIEFLLEFDGVKNNVAINDNILLMTAVLHGRLDVVNCLLKFPEVTKNITAGNNRALQTAYKFRYDAIVKRLMEFDEVRAVVAALPPQKERIKSYVLAACKKEPSSKDLWGAVIAAMSLNSLKSYLETSLAAQGLSLKMRDGDELNSPLLNTHHQVYRYLFGDPNFWMSPGANFVKNTAQGRRSSITEKDLHLLGHIWRAICEGHINYNEACVALMQKNQLAKNGGNNSLKENFLLNLVVLARKHNFNNGIDDGGLDKPGCSMLVQEHLLVCLSGLKIIKNECTSFIGEVFLGGNLYAKDILQFVEPEISPKIDIDVAMHESRVLQFSQTESSNARNPKPLAEPFGDMQLDSNESKHLNIHFSKP encoded by the coding sequence ATGCTGGGAAAAATCACATCGATAGAGTTTAAGGAATTTTTATCTGCAATCAAAAAAGGTAATTTGTATAAAGTTAAGCAGCAGCTAGAAAATAATGCATTAAAAAACAAAATTGCATCTAAAAACAATAAGGCACTTTGTACCGCTATTCAGAATGAACACATTCATATAATTGAATATCTTTTAACATTTGGAGGTGTTAAGAATGCAGTTGGAGGCAGCGGTAATTATGCGCTTTGTTTGGCTATTGAGAAAGGAAATCTTGGTATAATTGAATTTTTGTTGGAGTTTGATGGTGTAAAAAATAATGTTGCAATTAACGACAACATATTGCTTATGACTGCTGTTTTGCATGGGCGTTTGGATGTGGTGAACTGTCTTTTGAAATTTCCAGAAGTAACAAAAAATATCACTGCCGGTAATAACCGTGCTTTACAAACAGCATATAAATTTAGATATGATGCAATTGTAAAACGCTTAATGGAATTTGATGAAGTACGCGCGGTAGTAGCAGCATTGCCCCCCCAAAAAGAACGTATAAAGTCTTATGTTTTAGCCGCATGTAAAAAAGAGCCTTCTTCTAAGGATTTATGGGGAGCAGTAATAGCAGCTATGTCACTCAACTCTTTAAAAAGCTACCTTGAAACAAGCCTTGCGGCTCAAGGTTTGAGCTTAAAGATGAGGGATGGAGATGAATTAAATTCTCCGCTCTTAAATACACACCACCAAGTTTATCGATATTTATTTGGAGATCCTAATTTCTGGATGTCTCCAGGCGCTAATTTTGTAAAAAATACAGCGCAAGGCAGACGGTCTTCAATTACAGAGAAAGATTTGCATTTGTTAGGGCATATATGGCGTGCCATCTGTGAAGGGCATATTAACTATAATGAGGCTTGTGTCGCCCTCATGCAGAAAAACCAGCTAGCAAAAAATGGCGGGAATAATTCTTTAAAAGAAAATTTTTTATTAAATCTGGTTGTTTTAGCTAGAAAGCATAATTTTAATAATGGTATTGATGATGGTGGGCTAGACAAGCCAGGTTGCAGCATGCTTGTACAAGAACACTTGTTAGTATGCTTGAGTGGTTTGAAGATAATAAAAAATGAATGTACAAGTTTCATAGGGGAAGTTTTTTTAGGCGGTAATCTCTATGCAAAAGATATTTTGCAATTTGTTGAGCCAGAAATATCTCCAAAAATTGATATAGACGTTGCCATGCATGAGAGCCGCGTTTTGCAATTTAGTCAAACAGAATCAAGTAATGCACGTAATCCTAAACCTTTGGCAGAGCCTTTTGGTGATATGCAGTTAGATTCTAATGAATCAAAGCATTTAAATATTCATTTCTCGAAACCTTAA
- a CDS encoding ankyrin repeat domain-containing protein codes for MLGFLNENSRENMLALCNVIHEGNLDALNQLLERKEVRDDITINLDMVFHFVTFSCSNLAVFNRLLKFKILRKMIADPKHSAIAFVAMHGHLDILERLLEFPTIRVGLAYYDNQALSLAAQHGHLAIVKRFLKFKSVRDKVTDANNSALSGASMCGHIEIVNCLLKIPAVQTHFILDAMNGNNIFCWSARNGHLAIVNRLLEFPAVVNNITADDNAALRWAYLKGYHAVVNRLMQFPAVRAAVLAADNADENLRALAQNTENSMRALNLQEQGIVNALQKLYPDLDSKNISAIEKELKSLRNYLEKGCKAKRLHLIFSRRNFQYQVDGIYHQAWRYLFARPNSWMSPEANFVEVTEQGRQSSIAEKDWHLLALIWRALTDKNIKLNADNLALIENAQLTKEGLASLELIRRNLIESFISTLALLARAHNYGDNQKDNGKLDEPSCSMGVTQRLLTGLIGLEIAEKPDTRPIGADYLAARFKEQLITHEAKGLLPKLKNLSHAALKQLNELLDKFIMENDGSVLDELVSILAFESQEVDAFIEEAKNYYGELRFLALHNLSYQGTVYQNAENLMRGLAAHPHIAFANEVFQFVEQELALKEKQQNEADTDAVMLKTNVLQFSETESSNARNPDKASKKRKREEAFDEDRQEEENPKKRRRIG; via the coding sequence ATGCTAGGATTTTTAAATGAAAATAGTAGAGAAAATATGCTTGCTCTTTGTAACGTCATTCACGAAGGTAATCTAGATGCTCTTAATCAGCTTTTAGAACGCAAAGAAGTGAGAGATGATATCACAATTAATCTTGACATGGTTTTTCATTTCGTTACTTTTAGTTGTAGCAATCTTGCCGTATTTAATCGCCTTTTAAAGTTTAAAATACTACGAAAAATGATTGCAGATCCTAAGCATAGTGCTATTGCTTTTGTGGCAATGCATGGGCATTTGGATATTTTAGAGCGTCTTTTAGAGTTTCCTACAATACGAGTTGGTCTTGCATATTATGATAATCAAGCTCTTTCTTTAGCGGCACAGCATGGGCATCTTGCTATAGTAAAGCGCTTTTTGAAGTTTAAATCAGTGCGAGATAAGGTTACAGATGCTAATAATTCTGCTCTTTCCGGGGCAAGCATGTGCGGTCATATTGAAATTGTAAATTGCCTTTTAAAAATTCCCGCAGTACAAACTCATTTTATACTAGATGCAATGAATGGAAATAATATCTTTTGTTGGTCTGCTCGTAATGGTCATCTTGCTATAGTAAATCGGCTATTAGAGTTTCCTGCCGTGGTAAATAACATCACTGCTGATGATAACGCAGCACTTCGTTGGGCATATTTGAAGGGGTATCATGCTGTAGTGAATCGTCTGATGCAGTTTCCGGCAGTACGTGCCGCCGTATTGGCAGCAGACAATGCAGATGAAAACCTTCGTGCCTTAGCGCAAAACACAGAAAACTCAATGCGCGCATTAAACCTGCAAGAACAAGGCATAGTGAATGCATTGCAAAAGCTGTACCCAGATTTAGACTCAAAAAATATTTCAGCCATAGAAAAAGAATTAAAATCGTTAAGAAATTATCTTGAAAAGGGTTGTAAAGCTAAACGACTGCATTTGATTTTTAGTAGACGTAATTTTCAGTATCAAGTTGATGGTATATATCACCAAGCTTGGCGTTATTTGTTTGCACGTCCAAATTCCTGGATGTCTCCAGAGGCTAATTTTGTAGAGGTTACAGAACAAGGCAGACAATCCTCAATCGCAGAAAAAGATTGGCATTTATTAGCATTAATTTGGCGAGCATTGACTGATAAGAACATTAAGCTGAATGCCGATAATCTTGCCTTAATAGAGAATGCTCAATTAACCAAAGAAGGCCTTGCTAGTTTAGAGCTGATTAGACGCAACTTAATAGAAAGCTTTATATCCACCTTGGCTTTATTGGCTAGAGCACATAATTATGGTGACAATCAAAAAGATAATGGTAAGTTAGATGAACCCAGTTGCAGCATGGGTGTGACTCAGCGCTTGCTCACAGGCCTAATCGGCTTGGAGATAGCAGAAAAGCCAGATACAAGACCCATCGGTGCAGATTATTTGGCTGCGCGCTTCAAAGAACAGTTAATCACGCATGAAGCTAAAGGATTGTTGCCTAAGTTAAAAAACTTAAGCCATGCAGCATTAAAACAGCTTAATGAGCTGTTAGATAAATTTATCATGGAGAATGATGGTTCGGTGCTGGATGAACTAGTATCAATATTGGCATTCGAGTCGCAAGAAGTAGATGCATTTATTGAAGAGGCAAAGAATTATTACGGAGAACTTCGTTTCTTAGCCTTGCACAACCTATCTTACCAAGGAACAGTCTATCAAAATGCAGAAAACCTGATGCGAGGATTGGCTGCTCATCCACACATTGCTTTTGCGAATGAAGTTTTTCAATTTGTTGAGCAAGAGCTTGCACTAAAAGAAAAACAACAAAATGAAGCGGATACAGATGCGGTCATGCTTAAGACTAATGTTTTGCAATTTAGTGAAACAGAATCTAGCAATGCACGCAATCCTGATAAAGCATCTAAGAAAAGAAAAAGAGAAGAAGCCTTTGATGAGGATAGGCAAGAAGAGGAAAATCCAAAGAAAAGAAGAAGGATAGGATAA
- a CDS encoding retropepsin-like aspartic protease, translating into MHRLIQRLTTIATVFISAHSFADTNKATFTYRDDTKTFIPGSHEIKNNLTVNAPIGDNGLMSPIIKIKINGHGPYNFLFDTGFSRSMISKALAEKLQLTKIDTEKVTATTPTQVVNTFQHRYLVEKLQIGDAVIRDYGMVASSGFEDDVQDLKRLKVDGVLSANAFYGLLLTLDYKNEKIHIQNGDLLQESNETIPYAHTSDVPIVNIKLKFDKLKKDVEQTAIIDTGFGAYFFINACNIPEMLNFRGRENLIAYDYLGYEQTKYFAQMYGDIVISDKYTINSPYITFGKVNCEVENPHGLIGRTFFEKYKVTIDQKNSLVKLTKY; encoded by the coding sequence ATGCACAGGCTTATTCAAAGGCTTACAACCATTGCGACTGTATTTATAAGCGCTCATAGCTTTGCCGATACAAACAAAGCAACCTTCACTTACCGTGATGATACCAAAACGTTTATACCAGGCTCCCATGAAATAAAAAACAATCTGACAGTTAATGCGCCTATTGGCGATAATGGATTAATGAGTCCTATTATCAAAATTAAAATAAATGGCCATGGCCCCTACAACTTCTTATTTGACACAGGTTTTTCTCGCTCTATGATTTCTAAGGCACTAGCAGAGAAACTTCAACTCACAAAAATAGATACAGAAAAGGTAACAGCAACCACTCCTACACAAGTGGTTAATACTTTTCAACATCGATATTTGGTAGAAAAACTTCAAATAGGTGATGCTGTTATCAGAGATTATGGAATGGTTGCCTCAAGCGGATTTGAGGATGATGTTCAGGATCTAAAGCGTCTAAAAGTAGATGGTGTTTTAAGTGCGAATGCTTTTTATGGATTACTGCTCACGCTTGATTACAAAAATGAAAAAATACATATTCAAAATGGGGATTTATTGCAGGAATCTAATGAAACAATCCCATATGCACACACCTCAGACGTTCCTATTGTTAATATTAAACTTAAATTTGATAAACTAAAAAAAGATGTTGAGCAAACAGCCATTATAGATACTGGTTTTGGCGCTTATTTTTTCATCAATGCTTGTAATATACCAGAAATGCTAAATTTTAGAGGTCGAGAAAATTTAATTGCATATGATTACCTTGGTTATGAGCAAACAAAATATTTTGCGCAAATGTATGGTGATATTGTTATTTCAGATAAATACACCATTAATTCACCCTACATAACTTTTGGAAAAGTAAATTGTGAAGTAGAAAATCCACATGGGTTGATTGGACGAACCTTTTTTGAAAAATACAAAGTTACCATTGATCAAAAAAATAGTCTTGTAAAACTTACAAAATATTAG
- a CDS encoding RT0821/Lpp0805 family surface protein: MKTQNITFLLLMGLYFNSANAAWNDYLPQPLVRSDLDMMKNISRHELPQKSIGEEIPWDNKETGLSGTVKLIRVFKINNHACHEVEHNIHFKNGEAVRFAATLCKDNDDKIEMMPFTFPNK; the protein is encoded by the coding sequence ATGAAAACGCAAAATATCACCTTCTTATTATTGATGGGGCTGTATTTTAATAGTGCAAATGCTGCCTGGAATGATTACTTACCGCAGCCTTTGGTGCGTTCAGACTTGGATATGATGAAAAATATCTCTAGACATGAATTGCCTCAGAAATCGATTGGAGAAGAAATACCTTGGGATAATAAAGAAACAGGATTATCAGGGACAGTTAAGTTAATTCGTGTTTTTAAAATTAATAATCATGCTTGCCACGAGGTAGAGCACAATATACATTTTAAAAATGGAGAGGCCGTAAGATTTGCAGCCACTTTGTGCAAAGATAACGATGATAAAATAGAAATGATGCCTTTTACTTTTCCTAATAAGTAA
- a CDS encoding translocation/assembly module TamB domain-containing protein, producing MLKILKNIAKLIFWLPTSMAVIILLFLLIPAGQKIFLSSAIDLFNDYSDYQVVLNNIKGNLLSDFSIEELSLSHHSDGLLYTVKELSVIWQLQSLFEKKIHIEKLNIQSLFVADKKNNTETPPEKSNQSFSLESLVIPLVIEELQVNILKNHKIFIVDGDVNLITQAIHLKLSDSHKTTLLNLNTRAEQEKTEFMLSFTEEKPYLLDEIYPLDVAYYPIKSTITGDFSLKKEGYSLNVMSENTEIYQEQFKIEGALNIFDNKRIEIKQVKIGYKDGNTILSGLYDDNTLAMKADILQFPIPAFLYNEVELSKGFLDGALNIEGNLYDPFVKGSITYNAVLKDTQRSYLAPFKIDNNFSIKKKNLVLNANVELDKKTALGVTLSTHLADFPAFDIEQPLNAKILVKSKLENLPPIFTYDLKGTLKADLVLLGNYPKPNITGNLSIDADLKNFSVPSLSHGDLEILPGIADAKILASGNIFNPKINVAINYKTSLNKNDRFSGSVINANANAIVANKQLNIEMAINADDKPTLEIFAQSDWASLISFNERKALNAKIKIKSSLDNLSQVFNKKSYQVSGILDSDLQILGTYENPQILGDMRILKGFYHDQNVSLSIDNVDIYALIEENHKLILKKCKATINDGKFAAKGYYSSDAQQFDFSLNGASATLLRFLPISILKGSVSAEGNISGTHDKPNMDITAKVENFYIDSDSLLNRALNFNVDLSLKEDLLIAHSVLDGHRSKLSDITFQSSWNDIMHFNADKPFFAKIKSQTDMSAISQLLILDKKEFYGTLETDLRFEGTLEKPQLFGSFNISKGGFDDENFAIHLKNIDLNAVANGDKVHLRKLSIQDDARGKAEFNGVIDLAREDVAGLAVNGTLNKMRLFNSDKYQGIVDANLKLDGNLLAPRLSGKIDFSELNIKVPDSFQSNVPEINVISKADFEKSLKKKSAFEIMLDLVVGIDKRAFIRGKGLDAELGGKLQITGSHTQPIFHGKLQVLKGKYVFLNKKFIITKGNVQVDKEDVYLDFRAESKVSNLTAIVEITGSPEKAKIKVSSIPVLPEDEIIAKLLFGHEIKKLTPIQAVRLASTLSSLNNMQSRGGSLDLLDKTRSLLKFDLLDVNSSDTQPFSIGAGKYLFDKVYVGGQQGATLQDSKLSIQIEATDNITIESSGGPGTSGNDIKIFWKKDY from the coding sequence ATGTTAAAAATTTTAAAAAATATTGCAAAGCTTATTTTCTGGTTGCCCACGAGCATGGCAGTCATTATCCTGCTATTTCTCTTGATTCCTGCCGGTCAAAAAATATTCTTGTCAAGTGCCATTGATTTGTTTAATGATTATTCTGATTATCAAGTTGTTCTCAATAATATAAAAGGTAATTTGCTTTCAGATTTTAGTATTGAAGAACTTTCTTTAAGCCATCATTCCGATGGCCTTTTGTATACAGTGAAAGAATTAAGTGTGATTTGGCAATTACAATCTTTATTTGAAAAGAAAATTCATATCGAAAAATTAAATATACAATCTCTCTTTGTCGCTGATAAAAAAAATAATACAGAAACACCTCCAGAAAAAAGCAATCAATCATTTTCACTGGAATCATTAGTAATTCCACTTGTTATTGAAGAATTGCAAGTTAATATACTCAAAAACCATAAGATTTTTATTGTTGATGGAGATGTGAATCTTATTACTCAAGCGATTCATCTAAAATTATCAGACAGCCATAAAACCACATTGCTTAATTTAAATACACGTGCTGAACAAGAAAAAACAGAGTTCATGCTTTCATTCACAGAAGAAAAGCCTTATCTTTTAGATGAAATATATCCTCTTGATGTCGCTTATTACCCAATAAAATCAACGATAACGGGGGATTTTTCACTCAAAAAAGAGGGCTATTCTTTAAATGTTATGTCTGAAAATACAGAAATTTATCAAGAACAATTCAAGATTGAGGGTGCGCTAAACATTTTTGATAATAAACGAATTGAAATTAAGCAAGTAAAGATAGGTTATAAAGATGGTAATACAATTCTAAGCGGTCTTTATGATGATAACACTTTGGCAATGAAAGCAGATATCCTTCAATTTCCAATACCTGCTTTTCTTTATAATGAAGTTGAACTTTCAAAAGGATTTTTAGACGGGGCTTTGAATATAGAAGGCAATCTGTATGATCCTTTTGTAAAAGGAAGCATCACCTATAATGCTGTTTTAAAGGATACACAGAGATCTTATTTAGCACCTTTTAAAATAGATAATAATTTTTCGATAAAGAAAAAGAATTTAGTTCTAAATGCTAATGTTGAGCTTGATAAAAAAACTGCATTGGGTGTGACACTATCAACACACTTAGCAGATTTTCCTGCCTTTGATATAGAGCAACCACTGAATGCTAAAATTTTAGTAAAATCAAAATTAGAAAATTTACCGCCAATTTTTACATATGATCTAAAAGGTACTTTAAAGGCAGATCTCGTTTTATTGGGTAATTATCCAAAGCCCAATATCACAGGTAATCTATCGATTGATGCTGATTTGAAAAATTTTTCCGTGCCCTCACTGAGTCATGGAGATCTAGAAATTCTGCCAGGCATTGCTGATGCAAAAATACTTGCTAGCGGTAATATTTTTAATCCTAAAATAAATGTTGCAATAAATTATAAAACAAGTCTGAATAAAAACGACAGGTTTTCAGGCTCTGTGATAAATGCAAACGCAAATGCCATTGTCGCTAACAAACAATTAAATATAGAAATGGCGATTAATGCAGATGATAAGCCTACTTTAGAGATTTTTGCCCAGTCTGATTGGGCAAGCCTTATTTCATTTAATGAAAGAAAAGCATTAAATGCAAAAATAAAAATTAAATCCTCATTGGATAATTTGTCTCAAGTCTTTAACAAAAAGTCGTACCAGGTTTCAGGGATTTTAGATTCTGATTTACAGATTTTAGGAACGTATGAGAATCCGCAAATCTTAGGTGATATGCGCATATTGAAGGGATTTTATCATGATCAAAATGTCTCTCTCTCTATTGATAATGTAGATATCTATGCGCTTATTGAAGAAAATCATAAATTAATATTAAAAAAGTGTAAAGCAACCATCAATGATGGAAAATTTGCAGCAAAAGGATATTATAGTTCGGATGCGCAGCAGTTTGATTTTTCTTTAAATGGGGCATCTGCAACTCTCTTGCGATTTTTGCCAATCTCTATATTAAAAGGTAGCGTATCTGCTGAAGGCAATATTTCAGGAACGCATGATAAGCCTAATATGGATATAACGGCTAAAGTGGAAAATTTCTATATCGATAGTGATAGTCTCTTAAATAGGGCGCTTAATTTTAATGTTGATCTTTCATTAAAAGAAGATCTATTGATAGCACATTCTGTTTTAGATGGCCATAGAAGTAAATTGAGTGATATCACTTTTCAAAGTAGCTGGAATGATATTATGCACTTTAATGCAGACAAGCCATTTTTCGCTAAAATCAAATCTCAAACAGATATGAGCGCTATATCACAATTATTGATTTTAGATAAAAAAGAATTTTATGGCACTTTGGAAACCGATCTTCGCTTTGAAGGAACTTTAGAAAAGCCTCAATTATTTGGCTCTTTTAATATAAGCAAAGGTGGTTTTGATGATGAAAATTTTGCAATACATTTGAAAAATATTGATTTAAACGCTGTTGCCAATGGAGATAAGGTTCATCTTCGTAAATTATCTATTCAAGATGATGCTAGAGGTAAAGCTGAATTTAATGGCGTTATTGATTTAGCGAGAGAAGATGTGGCTGGTCTTGCTGTCAATGGCACACTGAACAAAATGAGGCTTTTTAATTCTGATAAATATCAAGGCATCGTAGATGCTAATTTGAAACTAGATGGGAATCTTTTGGCGCCGCGCTTATCTGGAAAAATTGATTTTTCAGAATTAAATATTAAAGTGCCAGATAGTTTTCAAAGTAATGTTCCTGAAATTAATGTTATATCAAAAGCAGATTTTGAAAAATCTTTAAAAAAGAAAAGCGCTTTTGAGATTATGCTGGATTTAGTGGTTGGCATTGATAAGCGGGCTTTTATCAGAGGCAAAGGTTTGGATGCAGAGCTGGGTGGAAAATTGCAAATCACAGGCAGTCATACACAACCTATTTTTCACGGAAAATTACAAGTTTTAAAAGGAAAATATGTTTTTTTAAACAAAAAATTTATTATCACTAAAGGTAATGTGCAGGTTGATAAAGAGGATGTGTATTTAGATTTTAGAGCTGAGTCTAAAGTTAGCAATTTGACAGCCATTGTTGAAATAACTGGCTCACCAGAAAAAGCAAAAATAAAGGTATCCTCAATTCCTGTATTGCCAGAAGATGAAATTATTGCAAAGCTACTCTTTGGTCATGAAATCAAAAAACTGACCCCCATTCAGGCTGTTCGTTTAGCAAGTACATTGAGCAGCTTAAACAATATGCAAAGCCGAGGAGGGAGCTTGGATCTATTAGATAAGACGCGCTCACTCTTAAAGTTTGATCTGCTTGATGTCAACTCAAGTGATACACAGCCGTTTTCTATTGGTGCAGGGAAATATCTTTTTGATAAAGTGTATGTTGGTGGGCAACAAGGCGCAACGCTACAAGATTCAAAATTATCCATTCAGATTGAAGCAACGGACAATATCACCATTGAAAGTAGTGGAGGGCCAGGCACATCTGGAAATGACATTAAAATATTTTGGAAAAAAGATTATTAG